Below is a genomic region from Gillisia sp. Hel_I_86.
CTGAGCAGATGTATATAAATTTTCTCCTGATAATAAATAATGTAACGTATTGAGCTGTGGCCGGTAATCGCGGTACGCAGTTTCAGAAAGAGGAAAGAACAATGCCCCGTCGTTATTCCCGTAATTAGGGACAAAACCGTTTTCTTCTTGTACGCATTGGTATAAAAAATTCAAACTTTTATAGGCCCTTTCATAGATTATGGAAGAGAAAGGTTTTTGATGTTTTTCAGAAACAGCAATTCCTAATGAAAATAATTGAATTACTACTCTATGATAGTTCATGCTAAATTGCAAAAAGGTACCATCCTTATAAATTTGATAGGGAATCTCCTGTTCAAACCACTTTCTACCTCTTTTGGCCCAAATTTTTGTTTCAGGGATAAAAGGAAAAAGCATTTCACTTAACGAAAGACAAAGTGTTTCAGTGATGGCGTGATTGTTCCTAACTGCTATTCTTGAAAAATTTATATGATGATATACATGATGGAGCGACCAATAAATTACATTTTGTATTTTTTCCCACCGTTGGTTGGAAAGCGCTGGTGAATTTTTGTAGAAGCTAAGCGCATAGTTCCAATTAAAAAGCCTCAATGAAATTTCCTGACTACACTTCCAATTTGGCCCCCTATTCACGGGGTTTTTCTCTATCCAGTCCTCTATTTGTGAGAAGGCAAATTCAGAATGATCTTCATTAAAATGATGGTCATATCTTATAAGGTTTAATAAAAAGGTAAACCTGGATTTTTCCCAAACATCTTTAATATCCCCGTTGTCCGAATCAAAATCATCAATTTCAGACCAATGTTTAATAATGTCGTATTTAAATCCAGTAGTAGGATTGGTAACCCAATCGTAATCCTTTCCAAGATCCTTCCATTCATGGTTAAAAAAACAAAGTTTTCCCGCAAGGATATTTTTTGCTTTTTTGGCAAGGGATCCGGTAGGATTTTTCGTCAAGGTTATTTTTTCCCGTTCCTCAATAATAAAATTGTTTGGTACGCTTTTCCATTCTTCCAGAGAAATGAATTTTTTTATTTCAGGATTTATAGGATGCTTTTTTTTGAGGATTCCCGTTCTTTTTTCAAATTCATGAAATAAGCGGTACCCGACGTATCGAATACCCATATTATTAAACATTTGAAGGGCTAATTTTATTTTCATCTGTAC
It encodes:
- a CDS encoding alginate lyase family protein translates to MGIRYVGYRLFHEFEKRTGILKKKHPINPEIKKFISLEEWKSVPNNFIIEEREKITLTKNPTGSLAKKAKNILAGKLCFFNHEWKDLGKDYDWVTNPTTGFKYDIIKHWSEIDDFDSDNGDIKDVWEKSRFTFLLNLIRYDHHFNEDHSEFAFSQIEDWIEKNPVNRGPNWKCSQEISLRLFNWNYALSFYKNSPALSNQRWEKIQNVIYWSLHHVYHHINFSRIAVRNNHAITETLCLSLSEMLFPFIPETKIWAKRGRKWFEQEIPYQIYKDGTFLQFSMNYHRVVIQLFSLGIAVSEKHQKPFSSIIYERAYKSLNFLYQCVQEENGFVPNYGNNDGALFFPLSETAYRDYRPQLNTLHYLLSGENLYTSAQVREDANWLIPINLNTKLFKPLKINFGALSFPNGGFYTLREKDSFTFVRCGNHKDRPAQADNLHLDIWYKGENVLRDSGTYKYNTKKEYQEYFSGTAGHNTVMIGNNSQMLKGSRFIWFYWSQANIAQWEVKDDQFIFTGEISAFKQLHPNIKHKRTIIKEKNSLIWKVKDEVNGNFEAECRQLWHLGSSESSIQLINKKAPPIEIPSYNSSFYGEMKKTKGLAFGFKNELTTTIKI